One genomic segment of Vibrio penaeicida includes these proteins:
- a CDS encoding tetratricopeptide repeat protein — protein sequence MKGVIRVLCGMLLGVSLSSFAINEIEDISPQDAFEKGSTLRLQYHNEQALHYLKYAADEGHSMAALLYADELATLPHAARREDEIVEYTFKSADSGNVWAMQRLAKTNRSGDEEQRIQWQTHFLTALEKAAEEGNSKAMLALFYRDREDNYKQAKFWLRKALEQGYLPAQYAKIELVEHGYEEWFVLPGNRLKTVKKQYVELAETGYLPAIKKTIQLMIDTDKTHEAVVWMEKAVDQGDATSLALLAKAYAGNFTKTRVETNLVKSYSYYQNYLDAIGSDRLIGTRKRIEKEELAVKEKLTEEQLAAADLLHQEYRASHTVKQFEMPWKYEME from the coding sequence ATGAAAGGGGTGATCCGTGTTTTGTGTGGAATGCTACTTGGCGTGTCGCTGAGTAGCTTCGCCATCAATGAAATCGAGGATATCTCACCGCAAGACGCATTTGAAAAAGGCAGTACGTTAAGGTTGCAATACCACAACGAGCAGGCGCTGCATTATTTGAAGTACGCTGCTGATGAAGGGCACTCTATGGCGGCGTTGCTATACGCAGATGAGTTGGCAACACTGCCACATGCGGCGAGGCGGGAAGATGAAATTGTCGAGTACACCTTTAAGTCCGCTGACAGTGGTAACGTTTGGGCGATGCAACGGTTAGCTAAAACCAATCGATCCGGTGACGAGGAACAGCGTATTCAATGGCAAACTCATTTCCTTACCGCACTAGAAAAAGCCGCAGAAGAAGGAAACAGTAAAGCCATGCTGGCGCTGTTTTATCGCGACAGAGAAGACAACTATAAGCAGGCAAAATTTTGGCTGCGTAAAGCTCTGGAACAGGGATATTTACCGGCACAATATGCCAAGATAGAGTTGGTAGAGCACGGCTATGAGGAGTGGTTTGTGTTGCCTGGTAACCGCCTGAAAACGGTCAAAAAGCAGTATGTGGAATTAGCGGAAACGGGATACCTTCCAGCGATTAAGAAAACCATACAGCTGATGATCGATACCGACAAAACGCATGAAGCCGTGGTTTGGATGGAGAAAGCGGTCGATCAAGGCGACGCAACATCTTTGGCACTTCTTGCCAAGGCGTACGCGGGTAATTTCACGAAAACCAGAGTCGAAACAAATTTGGTGAAATCGTACAGTTACTACCAAAATTATTTGGATGCGATTGGCTCCGATAGGTTAATTGGAACACGCAAACGAATTGAAAAAGAAGAGCTGGCGGTGAAAGAAAAACTCACTGAGGAGCAACTGGCGGCTGCGGACTTACTTCATCAGGAATATCGAGCATCACATACCGTTAAGCAATTTGAAATGCCATGGAAATACGAAATGGAGTAA
- a CDS encoding EAL domain-containing protein, translating to MKSDSREQRLFLKAFAISFVISLLSYFSIQGTVNYYLWLEQNDDAESVLETIGNVHSEVIDVLTRLNRLNLRSCSEEHNLMMRKLLFTSDYVKDIGYLEKQTLFCTTGKGKLSPPFVGGATPHLETKTGFKFWRHVKLIILDNTYDSLVIRKGNYNVVLDEGALRELIDDRFLWELVYLRNNKPVYFDGLEGLYAKPLPNTLDFLTGEDHNIVKHCDTVSRFCLAIKYDPEKTDSDSVVLQVFTIATSLLIGLFAYMISAKWLRYLSSKLYRIRKAIKQDSFHCVYQPIVDLKTSKMIGVEMLARFTDRQGCIYPTEFIPIIIQTGQTWKFTQNMMKKAISELHQIEDLSIDFKLNVNIFSTDVNQKSVLELTAEEREYKFKGVLVLEVTESEELEDSSALHKLRVLRDKGIQIAIDDFGTGYSNLHQLRKMNAHCLKIDRSFIQEMEDASIRSSLIEHIVAIAKQENLLLVAEGIENSIQHQILTEMGVEYGQGWAFSKELPLAELIEYCETEFSQE from the coding sequence ATGAAATCAGATTCAAGAGAGCAACGCCTTTTCTTAAAAGCTTTCGCGATATCATTCGTGATCTCTCTTTTAAGTTATTTTTCTATTCAAGGCACCGTTAACTACTATCTGTGGTTGGAACAAAATGACGATGCAGAAAGTGTTCTCGAAACGATCGGTAATGTTCACAGCGAAGTCATTGATGTTTTAACACGTCTAAATCGTCTTAATCTGCGCAGCTGTTCCGAAGAACACAACTTAATGATGCGCAAACTTCTGTTCACCTCAGACTACGTCAAAGATATTGGCTATCTAGAAAAGCAAACGTTGTTTTGTACCACTGGTAAAGGAAAGTTATCACCCCCGTTTGTCGGCGGTGCAACCCCACATCTTGAAACAAAAACAGGCTTTAAGTTTTGGCGACACGTTAAGCTGATTATTCTGGATAATACTTACGACTCTCTTGTGATTCGAAAAGGCAATTATAATGTCGTTTTGGATGAAGGTGCGCTGCGCGAGTTGATTGATGATCGATTCTTATGGGAGCTGGTATACCTCAGAAATAACAAGCCGGTTTATTTCGACGGCTTGGAAGGGTTGTACGCAAAGCCTTTGCCAAACACGCTCGACTTTCTCACAGGAGAAGATCACAACATTGTTAAACATTGCGATACGGTCAGTCGATTTTGTTTAGCGATCAAATATGACCCTGAGAAAACCGACAGTGACTCAGTGGTGCTTCAAGTATTCACTATTGCAACCAGCCTACTAATAGGGCTGTTTGCCTACATGATAAGCGCTAAGTGGTTACGATACCTTTCTTCAAAACTCTATCGTATTCGCAAAGCCATCAAACAAGACAGCTTTCACTGCGTTTATCAGCCTATTGTGGATCTGAAAACCAGCAAAATGATTGGTGTTGAGATGCTGGCTCGCTTCACGGATCGTCAAGGCTGTATATACCCCACGGAGTTTATTCCAATCATCATTCAAACAGGTCAAACTTGGAAATTCACGCAGAATATGATGAAGAAAGCCATCAGTGAGCTTCATCAAATAGAAGACCTGTCGATCGATTTCAAACTCAACGTGAACATATTTTCGACTGATGTGAATCAGAAATCGGTTTTAGAGCTCACAGCCGAGGAGAGGGAGTACAAATTCAAGGGTGTTTTGGTCCTTGAAGTGACAGAAAGTGAAGAACTAGAAGACAGCTCTGCACTGCATAAGCTTCGTGTATTAAGAGACAAAGGTATTCAAATTGCAATTGATGACTTTGGTACAGGTTATTCTAATTTACACCAACTGCGTAAGATGAATGCGCATTGTCTGAAGATAGACAGAAGCTTTATTCAAGAGATGGAAGATGCTTCTATTCGTTCGTCGCTGATAGAGCACATAGTTGCTATCGCGAAGCAAGAAAACTTACTTTTAGTCGCAGAAGGCATTGAAAACTCGATCCAGCATCAGATCCTGACTGAAATGGGTGTGGAGTACGGGCAGGGCTGGGCGTTTTCAAAAGAGCTGCCTTTAGCAGAGTTGATTGAGTATTGCGAAACCGAATTTTCACAAGAGTAA
- a CDS encoding S1 family peptidase, producing MKVQVKLLSVLIAGAFSSAFVQADDNSVSPRIIGGSEVSHSTVPYQVALTRNRNQFCGGTLIAPNWVLTAAHCLDGVSASQMQIRIGATDLRTNQGEYHNVSRIHVHEQWSGNVTRGRDIALLRLSSSVSSQYKPAKLPTPALKAQLASPGSDVKVSGWGRYTRSSRAGSPVLKATNLPVISNAQCSNFIGHNTATGQVPSDNICGYDTRSTACHGDSGGPFVKQSGNDFYVFGAVSWGSPQCDSATAFADVTQFVPWITRKSGISPDGGTTTPPADACSGVASWELYKQYNQGDRVIANGSLFESNVSQWGVNPFSDYWGYWNLVQTCN from the coding sequence ATGAAAGTACAAGTAAAACTTCTCAGCGTATTAATTGCAGGTGCATTCAGTTCTGCTTTTGTTCAGGCAGACGACAATTCAGTGAGCCCTCGTATCATTGGTGGTTCGGAAGTGTCACATTCAACGGTGCCTTATCAGGTTGCATTAACACGGAACAGAAACCAATTCTGTGGCGGTACCTTGATTGCACCGAACTGGGTGCTGACTGCCGCACACTGTTTAGATGGAGTATCAGCAAGCCAAATGCAAATTCGCATAGGTGCTACAGACTTGCGTACCAATCAGGGTGAATACCACAATGTATCTCGTATTCACGTGCATGAGCAGTGGAGTGGCAATGTCACCCGTGGTCGAGATATCGCTTTGTTGAGATTGTCTTCATCGGTGAGCTCTCAATACAAACCTGCGAAATTGCCGACTCCTGCATTGAAGGCACAGTTGGCATCTCCTGGTAGTGATGTAAAAGTATCTGGTTGGGGGCGTTATACACGATCTTCCAGAGCTGGAAGCCCAGTTTTGAAAGCGACAAACTTGCCGGTGATCAGTAATGCTCAATGCAGTAACTTCATTGGTCACAATACCGCTACGGGGCAAGTTCCAAGCGATAATATTTGTGGTTACGATACGCGCTCAACAGCGTGTCATGGCGACAGTGGTGGTCCGTTTGTTAAGCAATCCGGCAACGATTTCTATGTGTTTGGGGCAGTGAGCTGGGGATCACCGCAGTGTGACAGCGCGACGGCATTTGCAGATGTCACACAATTTGTCCCTTGGATCACTCGTAAATCGGGTATTTCGCCAGATGGCGGCACTACGACACCACCAGCAGATGCGTGTTCTGGTGTAGCATCTTGGGAACTGTACAAGCAATACAATCAAGGTGATCGTGTGATTGCTAACGGGTCTCTATTCGAGTCCAATGTTAGCCAATGGGGTGTGAACCCATTCAGCGATTACTGGGGTTACTGGAACCTAGTCCAAACGTGTAATTAA
- a CDS encoding type VI secretion system ImpA family N-terminal domain-containing protein, which yields MSNRIYIDHGIFTILSDQPSLRDSERYQKIRNEINGRMGFLSGSTQWESVFNECVKLGTEIGMDFLLTSYFSVAGFKVEGIKGFASGLELMLGAYVEDSEHKALSSRHKQEIIQWMTSKVTSDLKLIKPNRDQIRDLYRCERALQDLHELCERFQPEELPKFESIAFSIFEHIDRIETVTRPNAPVSDLPIDNSPKTSRNIWMFLFVLAWALTLGAAYYYSIERLKVCHAFEGMKNTVSAPTEELLSKMTEKSVAELPLDEQNIIRSALVDAMDKDLEITVYQQYINIIMLIDKAKELFPDNSEVEDAIERVEAQSQTYKVELERDLERFYSARTLAANLVGGSKHAKNKESAERLEQYILSLSPIYSRNAYIQEQIDKQNYDLAKEELAVLQERVARIVWQLSSYQKALSGVAQYPAVAAKSADDTDQEETVVGQ from the coding sequence GTGTCAAACAGAATTTATATCGACCATGGAATTTTCACCATACTGAGCGACCAACCGTCGCTCAGGGACTCCGAACGTTATCAGAAAATTCGCAATGAAATAAATGGTCGTATGGGGTTTCTTTCTGGTTCGACTCAATGGGAATCGGTTTTTAATGAATGCGTAAAGCTGGGCACAGAAATCGGTATGGATTTTCTGCTGACCAGTTATTTCTCGGTTGCGGGCTTTAAAGTGGAAGGGATCAAAGGGTTTGCCTCTGGTCTTGAGCTTATGCTTGGTGCGTATGTGGAAGACAGCGAGCACAAGGCATTATCTAGCCGACACAAGCAAGAAATTATCCAGTGGATGACCAGCAAGGTTACGTCGGATCTAAAGCTGATTAAGCCCAATAGAGACCAGATCCGCGATTTGTATCGCTGTGAACGCGCATTGCAAGATTTGCACGAACTGTGTGAGCGTTTTCAGCCGGAAGAGCTTCCGAAGTTTGAAAGTATTGCTTTCTCCATTTTCGAGCATATTGATCGCATTGAAACAGTGACAAGACCAAATGCACCAGTATCAGACTTGCCTATAGATAACTCACCAAAAACAAGCCGAAATATTTGGATGTTTTTGTTTGTTTTAGCGTGGGCGCTGACCCTCGGCGCCGCGTATTACTATTCAATTGAGCGGTTAAAAGTTTGCCATGCTTTCGAAGGCATGAAGAATACCGTGTCAGCACCAACTGAAGAATTGCTGTCGAAGATGACAGAAAAGTCGGTTGCAGAATTGCCTCTGGATGAACAAAACATCATTCGTTCGGCGCTGGTGGATGCGATGGACAAAGATCTTGAGATCACCGTTTATCAGCAATACATCAATATCATTATGTTGATAGATAAGGCGAAAGAGCTGTTCCCAGATAACTCTGAAGTGGAAGACGCGATAGAGCGTGTAGAAGCCCAAAGCCAAACCTATAAAGTGGAATTGGAGCGTGATTTGGAGCGTTTTTATTCGGCGAGAACATTGGCTGCTAACTTAGTCGGTGGATCTAAACATGCGAAGAATAAGGAAAGCGCTGAAAGGTTAGAGCAATACATTTTGAGCCTATCCCCAATTTACAGCCGAAATGCTTACATTCAGGAGCAAATCGATAAGCAAAACTACGATCTCGCCAAAGAGGAGCTCGCGGTGCTGCAAGAGCGTGTTGCTCGTATCGTTTGGCAATTGTCGTCTTATCAGAAAGCGCTTTCAGGCGTGGCGCAATATCCTGCGGTTGCGGCTAAAAGTGCAGATGACACGGACCAAGAAGAGACGGTGGTAGGGCAATGA